A window from Flavobacterium gyeonganense encodes these proteins:
- a CDS encoding serine hydrolase domain-containing protein, with translation MKKFTSPKKSLQAFIFLLFTSLIFGQKNVSANLAKYMQAQVDINQFSGTVLITKNDTVLLKKAYGLADYEWNIKNTTDTKFSLASVTKQFTAAAILQLADKKKLSLTDKLNKFFPDFPKGDSISIHMLLCHMSGLQMDYDELYLSKVAITQEEVKRHILLKDIITQDDALKYIEKKHFCFHPVLIQLTVI, from the coding sequence ATGAAAAAATTTACCTCACCAAAGAAATCATTACAAGCTTTTATATTTCTACTTTTTACATCATTAATTTTTGGACAAAAGAATGTATCAGCCAATCTTGCAAAATATATGCAGGCACAAGTTGATATTAATCAATTTAGTGGAACAGTATTAATAACAAAAAACGATACTGTTTTACTTAAAAAAGCCTATGGTTTAGCTGACTACGAATGGAATATCAAAAACACCACAGACACAAAATTCAGTTTGGCTTCAGTAACCAAACAATTTACAGCCGCTGCAATTTTACAACTGGCAGACAAAAAAAAACTGTCACTTACTGATAAATTAAATAAGTTTTTTCCAGACTTTCCAAAAGGAGATAGTATCTCAATTCACATGTTACTTTGCCATATGTCAGGATTACAAATGGATTATGATGAATTATATTTAAGCAAAGTGGCCATAACACAGGAAGAAGTAAAAAGGCATATTCTACTAAAAGATATTATTACGCAGGATGATGCATTAAAATATATTGAAAAAAAACACTTTTGTTTTCACCCGGTACTAATACAGCTTACAGTAATATAG
- a CDS encoding class I SAM-dependent DNA methyltransferase — translation MSTNKNSYNKIINNWITARNNTFINKPIIDFADHVNSEGIILDIGCGTGIPIAKYLSDRNFSITGIDESTKMIETAKSQRIKNTVFYVSDFFDFESDEKFDGIIAWDSLFHFPKEQQEEIYGKVYHLLAPGGYFLFTHGKEEDEHIDNMFGEQFYYSCLSKDFVLDLMKEIGFETLFSIENFIEEKDQRDWIVLARKK, via the coding sequence ATGTCAACAAACAAAAACTCATACAATAAAATTATTAATAACTGGATCACTGCCAGAAACAACACTTTTATAAACAAACCCATCATTGATTTTGCTGACCATGTAAATTCAGAAGGAATTATTTTAGACATTGGCTGCGGAACCGGAATACCAATAGCCAAATATCTTTCTGATCGTAATTTTTCCATAACCGGCATAGATGAATCTACTAAAATGATCGAAACAGCCAAATCTCAAAGAATTAAAAATACCGTTTTTTATGTCTCCGATTTTTTTGATTTTGAATCAGATGAAAAGTTTGACGGAATTATAGCCTGGGATTCCCTTTTTCATTTTCCAAAAGAGCAACAAGAAGAAATTTATGGCAAAGTCTATCACTTATTAGCACCTGGAGGTTATTTCCTTTTTACCCACGGAAAAGAAGAGGACGAACACATTGATAACATGTTTGGAGAGCAGTTTTATTACAGCTGCCTGTCAAAAGATTTTGTTCTTGACTTAATGAAGGAAATTGGTTTTGAAACACTATTTTCAATTGAAAATTTTATTGAAGAAAAAGATCAGCGGGACTGGATTGTACTCGCGAGAAAAAAGTAA
- a CDS encoding DNA topoisomerase 3, which produces MKVCIAEKPSVAREIAAVLGANNKHDGYYEGNGYAVTYTFGHLCTLKEPNDYKPHWKSWDLNNLPMLPEKFETKVVQNSGIEKQFKIIKSLFDKAEMVINCGDAGQEGELIQRWVMNEAHYKGEVQRLWISSLTTEAIKEGFENLKPSANYDNLFYAGFSRAIGDWLLGMNATRLYTVKHGGYKQVLSIGRVQTPTLAMVVDRFKEIENFRPQPYWELQTLYRETLFSYEEGRFLKKEDGEILAKKVKESEFEIVSVDKKNGNEYAPKLFDLTGLQVYCNQKFGFSAEETLKIAQTLYEQKVITYPRVDTTFLPGDIYPKVPGILQKLTRYAELTQPVLEKKIKKSPKVFNDKKVTDHHAIIPTGIEINLPYNQQQVYDIITKRFIAVFYDDCLVANTTVIGKAADVTFKATGKQILKKGFRVVFEDPNAKEKEPDLLPGFVVGEKGPHEPSFLQKETKPPNQFTEATLLRAMETAGKQVDDEDLRELMKENGIGRPSTRANIIETLFKRQYIVRNKKQVLPTPTGIQLIEIIQNELIKSAELTGSWEKQLKDIERGTFTAGAFIKNMKRMVEALVTEVRSETRHANISHTATIHTPVIKTEKEKKKATGISAETCPKCQKGSLIKGKSAFGCSEYKSGCNFVLPFVFYDKKITESQYIRLIQKGSTVNIKGFKFESETVEGLIRFEENYKLKLEPKKTDKKTEPKENPDSLTCPKCKKGTILKGKTAYGCAEYKSGCDFKVTFDEVRAKLKDQKPTKELVYSILCGET; this is translated from the coding sequence ATGAAGGTCTGTATTGCCGAAAAACCTAGTGTAGCAAGAGAAATTGCCGCCGTTCTGGGAGCCAACAACAAACACGATGGCTATTATGAAGGTAACGGTTACGCTGTGACTTACACTTTTGGACATTTATGTACCTTAAAAGAACCCAATGATTACAAGCCTCACTGGAAAAGCTGGGATCTCAATAACCTTCCAATGCTTCCTGAAAAATTCGAAACTAAAGTAGTTCAGAATTCGGGTATTGAAAAGCAGTTTAAAATCATAAAAAGTTTATTCGACAAAGCTGAAATGGTCATCAACTGCGGTGATGCCGGTCAGGAAGGAGAACTTATTCAGCGCTGGGTGATGAACGAAGCACACTACAAAGGTGAGGTACAGCGTTTGTGGATATCGTCCCTAACTACCGAAGCCATAAAAGAAGGTTTTGAAAACCTAAAACCTTCAGCCAACTACGATAATTTATTCTACGCAGGGTTTTCAAGGGCTATTGGTGACTGGTTATTAGGCATGAATGCCACACGCTTGTACACGGTAAAACATGGGGGCTATAAACAGGTCTTATCTATTGGACGTGTGCAGACACCAACTTTAGCAATGGTTGTTGACCGCTTTAAGGAAATCGAAAACTTCAGGCCTCAACCCTATTGGGAATTGCAGACTTTATACCGTGAAACACTTTTTAGTTATGAAGAAGGACGTTTCCTGAAAAAAGAAGACGGAGAAATTCTGGCAAAAAAAGTCAAAGAAAGCGAATTTGAAATTGTTTCTGTTGATAAAAAGAACGGAAATGAATATGCTCCGAAACTTTTTGATCTTACAGGTTTACAGGTTTATTGCAACCAAAAGTTTGGGTTTTCGGCAGAAGAAACACTTAAAATTGCGCAAACATTATATGAGCAGAAAGTAATCACGTATCCTAGAGTTGATACCACTTTCTTACCCGGTGATATTTATCCGAAAGTACCCGGAATTCTGCAAAAATTAACCCGTTATGCGGAATTGACTCAGCCTGTTTTAGAAAAGAAAATCAAGAAATCGCCAAAGGTCTTCAACGATAAAAAAGTAACAGATCACCATGCGATTATCCCAACCGGAATCGAGATCAATCTGCCCTATAACCAGCAGCAGGTTTATGATATTATTACAAAGCGTTTTATTGCTGTTTTTTATGATGATTGTCTGGTAGCTAATACAACCGTTATCGGAAAAGCAGCGGACGTAACTTTTAAGGCAACAGGAAAACAGATTCTTAAAAAGGGTTTTCGGGTGGTTTTTGAAGATCCGAATGCTAAAGAAAAAGAACCTGATTTACTACCAGGTTTTGTGGTGGGAGAAAAAGGTCCACACGAACCCTCATTTTTGCAAAAAGAAACCAAACCGCCTAATCAGTTTACAGAAGCAACTTTATTACGTGCCATGGAAACGGCAGGAAAACAAGTCGATGACGAAGATTTGCGTGAGTTAATGAAAGAAAACGGAATCGGTCGCCCATCAACGCGTGCAAATATTATCGAAACCCTTTTCAAACGTCAGTATATCGTTCGAAACAAAAAACAGGTATTACCAACACCAACGGGAATCCAGCTTATTGAAATAATTCAGAACGAACTAATCAAGTCGGCCGAACTTACTGGTTCATGGGAAAAGCAGCTCAAAGACATTGAAAGAGGAACTTTTACCGCCGGAGCTTTCATTAAGAATATGAAACGAATGGTGGAAGCTTTGGTAACCGAAGTCAGGAGCGAAACAAGACATGCTAATATTTCTCATACCGCGACAATTCATACACCAGTTATAAAAACTGAAAAGGAGAAAAAGAAAGCTACCGGAATTTCAGCAGAAACTTGCCCAAAATGCCAAAAAGGAAGTTTAATTAAAGGGAAGTCGGCTTTTGGATGCAGTGAATACAAATCGGGTTGTAATTTTGTGCTGCCTTTTGTTTTTTATGATAAAAAAATTACAGAAAGTCAATATATACGATTGATTCAAAAAGGTTCAACTGTCAACATAAAAGGCTTTAAATTCGAATCTGAAACAGTTGAAGGCTTAATTCGTTTTGAAGAAAATTACAAACTGAAGCTAGAACCAAAGAAAACTGATAAAAAAACGGAACCAAAAGAAAATCCGGATTCCTTAACCTGTCCAAAATGTAAAAAAGGAACAATTTTAAAAGGTAAAACCGCTTACGGCTGCGCAGAATATAAATCGGGTTGTGACTTTAAAGTAACTTTTGATGAAGTCAGGGCAAAACTAAAAGATCAAAAACCGACAAAAGAATTGGTGTATTCAATTCTTTGTGGTGAAACGTGA
- a CDS encoding DUF3667 domain-containing protein, whose amino-acid sequence MICKNCKSEFDFNFCPECGQPSKLKRIDGHYIIHEIEHVLHFERGILFTIKELFINPGQNIRNYIFENRSRLVKPVIFIILTSLIYSFINHFFHIEDEYIKYQGLEKSALFKILGWMQNNYGYLNIMTSTFIAIWLKLFFKKYNYNFFELLIMLCFVQGISMLIFSFFAIAEGILHVKLLNLAGMISIVYLTWATGNFFEEKKPPIM is encoded by the coding sequence ATGATTTGCAAAAACTGTAAGAGTGAATTCGATTTTAACTTTTGTCCAGAATGCGGACAACCATCAAAACTGAAAAGAATTGACGGGCATTACATAATTCATGAAATCGAACATGTATTGCATTTTGAACGTGGGATTTTATTTACTATCAAAGAACTTTTTATAAATCCCGGGCAAAATATCCGGAATTATATTTTCGAAAATAGAAGCCGTCTGGTTAAACCTGTTATTTTTATAATCCTTACATCATTGATTTATAGTTTCATAAATCATTTTTTTCATATTGAAGATGAGTACATAAAATATCAGGGATTAGAAAAATCTGCATTGTTCAAAATTCTGGGATGGATGCAAAACAATTATGGATATCTGAATATTATGACCAGTACATTCATTGCGATCTGGCTGAAATTATTTTTTAAAAAATATAATTATAATTTTTTTGAATTGCTTATAATGCTCTGTTTCGTTCAGGGAATATCAATGCTAATTTTTTCCTTTTTCGCTATTGCTGAAGGAATTTTACACGTAAAATTATTAAACCTAGCAGGAATGATTAGTATCGTTTATTTAACCTGGGCAACCGGAAATTTTTTCGAAGAAAAAAAGCCGCCAATTATGTAA
- a CDS encoding FAD-dependent oxidoreductase, with protein MLLENKKVAIIGGGPGGLTLARLLQLQNVNVKVYERDVNKDARVQGAPLDLHDESGLAAIHKAGLFNEFLNNFLPGADKTLITDENGTLFFSDHETNIEQDFGNEHFRPEIDRGALRKILLESLEPKTVIWDSHFVSMDKQNDGWLIHFKNGNSVYADLVIGSDGANSKIRPYITDIKPFYSGITMLEGTIYDSEKSAPVIHKILNGGKIMAFGNEKNILIGQKGDDSIGFYASFRASENWAVNNDLDYTDKTQILNWFKNSYPEWSNIWYELFENASVPFIPRLINCIPLDQTWKTLSNVTIIGDAAHVMPPFAGEGANMAMLDALELSEYLTCDDYTTIAEAISFYEINMRKRASKAAQESLENGEKMHSENSLKTMLAFFSEE; from the coding sequence ATGCTACTAGAAAATAAAAAAGTCGCTATTATTGGCGGCGGTCCGGGCGGACTTACCTTAGCCAGACTTTTACAACTTCAAAATGTAAACGTAAAAGTGTATGAACGGGATGTCAATAAAGATGCACGTGTACAAGGTGCACCTCTGGATTTGCATGACGAATCAGGTTTAGCTGCAATCCATAAAGCCGGTTTATTTAATGAATTCCTAAATAATTTTCTGCCAGGAGCTGATAAAACCCTGATTACAGATGAAAATGGCACCCTATTTTTCAGTGATCACGAAACAAATATCGAACAGGATTTTGGCAACGAACATTTTCGCCCTGAAATAGACCGGGGTGCTTTGAGAAAAATTTTACTGGAATCTTTAGAGCCCAAAACTGTTATCTGGGATAGTCATTTCGTCTCAATGGATAAGCAAAATGATGGCTGGCTAATTCATTTCAAAAACGGAAATTCTGTTTATGCTGATCTTGTGATTGGTTCAGATGGCGCCAATTCAAAAATTCGTCCTTATATTACAGATATCAAACCATTCTATTCAGGAATAACAATGCTTGAAGGCACAATTTATGATTCTGAAAAGTCTGCACCGGTTATTCATAAAATTTTAAATGGCGGAAAAATAATGGCTTTTGGCAACGAAAAAAATATTTTAATAGGTCAAAAAGGAGATGACTCTATTGGATTTTATGCAAGTTTCAGGGCATCTGAAAACTGGGCTGTTAACAACGATTTGGATTACACTGATAAAACACAAATCTTAAACTGGTTCAAAAACAGTTATCCTGAATGGAGCAATATCTGGTACGAACTATTCGAAAATGCGTCTGTACCATTCATTCCCCGTCTTATCAATTGTATACCCTTAGACCAAACCTGGAAAACCCTGTCAAACGTTACAATCATTGGCGATGCTGCACATGTCATGCCTCCATTTGCCGGAGAAGGCGCTAATATGGCCATGCTTGATGCCTTGGAATTAAGTGAATATTTAACTTGTGATGATTATACTACAATAGCAGAAGCTATTTCTTTTTATGAAATAAACATGCGTAAAAGAGCATCAAAAGCAGCACAGGAATCACTTGAAAATGGGGAAAAAATGCATTCTGAAAATTCTCTAAAAACAATGTTGGCTTTTTTTAGTGAAGAATAA
- a CDS encoding TonB-dependent siderophore receptor, which yields MKHKILLSTAILFSVVTFAQEVKKDTINSLHEVEVTSKSKYKREKSTTVSKMPLKDMENSQVVTSITAGMLKDQVNISFDDALNNATGVTKLWESTGRGTDGGGYYGTRGFSVQPGLKNGLPNVGNGTPDPANVETIEVIKGPSGALYGGALTSHGGLININTKQPFDRTKTEVAYTFGSFNTHRATVDHNQVLTSDNKTAFRINAAYTNRESFQDYGFSKSFFVAPSLLWTINDKLSFVVNAEIMNSKGTNPTMLFVDRDSPVRANTVAKTGYDHNRSYTSNDLTLENPYYNLQTTMNYKFNNQWSSKTSFSNYTSYSKGYYTYLYEGTSLIEQTLSPTFGNDFTVDGAIYARSVSKQNARNRGLDVQQNFLGDFKINDNLSNKLLVGGDYYHEKIITNNSSYGNQGFIHVGGTNNVQFQALLPYLHAAYGSPMKLNAQGDDSGDLTENGADQVITAQPETNATLDNYSVYISDVFNISDRLFINAAIRFDAYESKYNTVGGDNFNKNFSNWSPKFGLVFQPVKERVSLFANYQNGFGRPQQVADYNGGVATYYFAKPEQSIQYEGGVKVDFFDGKLSGTLSYFDITVNDKTIFVGNYTDGFITQDGKQHNTGLEAQFLFVPLKGWNITAGYSYIESKLTEGNADFVGLRPEDAGPRNIANLWTSYKFTDHFVQGLGFGFGANYGSEYATLSRNIAGKFYLPEYLVLGATAFYDAKHFRLAVKVDNLTNEEYYKGWSTINPQNPRSVLGSVSFNF from the coding sequence ATGAAGCATAAAATTTTACTTTCCACAGCAATTCTTTTTTCTGTTGTCACTTTCGCACAAGAGGTAAAAAAAGACACGATCAATTCTTTACATGAAGTTGAAGTCACCTCTAAATCTAAATACAAAAGAGAAAAAAGTACTACTGTATCGAAAATGCCATTAAAAGACATGGAAAATTCGCAAGTAGTGACATCCATTACTGCCGGAATGTTAAAAGATCAGGTAAACATATCTTTTGATGATGCACTTAATAACGCAACAGGTGTTACAAAACTTTGGGAATCGACTGGTCGTGGCACTGATGGAGGCGGCTATTATGGTACAAGAGGTTTTTCTGTTCAGCCAGGTTTAAAAAACGGATTGCCAAACGTAGGTAACGGAACTCCGGATCCTGCAAATGTTGAAACAATTGAAGTTATTAAAGGACCATCGGGGGCATTATATGGCGGCGCTTTGACTTCACATGGTGGTTTAATCAACATTAATACAAAACAGCCTTTTGACCGCACAAAAACCGAGGTTGCCTATACTTTCGGTTCCTTCAATACTCACAGAGCAACTGTTGATCATAATCAGGTATTAACCAGTGATAACAAAACTGCCTTTCGTATAAATGCTGCTTATACCAATAGAGAATCATTTCAGGATTATGGTTTCTCAAAATCATTCTTTGTAGCACCTTCTCTATTGTGGACTATTAATGATAAACTATCCTTTGTGGTTAATGCAGAAATTATGAATTCAAAAGGTACTAACCCAACCATGCTTTTTGTAGACAGAGATTCTCCTGTTCGTGCAAACACAGTAGCGAAAACGGGATATGACCATAACAGATCTTATACAAGTAATGATTTAACTTTAGAAAATCCGTATTACAATCTTCAGACTACGATGAATTATAAGTTTAACAATCAATGGTCTTCCAAAACATCATTCTCTAATTACACCTCTTATTCTAAAGGATATTATACATATTTGTATGAAGGGACATCCCTAATTGAGCAGACTCTTTCTCCTACATTTGGCAATGATTTTACAGTAGATGGTGCTATTTACGCCCGATCAGTGAGCAAACAGAATGCCAGAAACAGGGGACTTGATGTACAGCAGAATTTTTTAGGCGATTTTAAAATCAATGATAATCTAAGCAACAAATTATTGGTAGGCGGAGATTATTATCATGAAAAAATCATTACCAATAACAGTTCATACGGAAATCAGGGTTTTATTCACGTAGGTGGAACAAATAATGTTCAGTTTCAAGCTTTACTTCCTTATCTGCATGCTGCTTACGGAAGCCCAATGAAATTAAATGCACAAGGAGACGACTCCGGCGATCTCACAGAAAATGGTGCCGATCAGGTAATAACCGCTCAACCGGAAACTAATGCTACATTAGACAATTACAGTGTTTATATCTCAGATGTTTTCAATATTTCTGACCGATTATTTATTAATGCTGCAATACGTTTTGATGCTTACGAATCCAAATACAATACAGTAGGCGGAGATAATTTCAACAAAAACTTCTCTAACTGGTCGCCAAAATTTGGTTTAGTTTTTCAACCTGTTAAAGAAAGAGTTTCTCTTTTTGCTAATTATCAAAATGGTTTTGGACGTCCTCAGCAGGTTGCTGATTATAACGGTGGAGTAGCAACATATTATTTTGCAAAGCCAGAACAGTCTATTCAGTACGAAGGCGGTGTAAAAGTAGATTTCTTTGATGGGAAACTTAGCGGAACTTTAAGCTATTTTGATATCACTGTTAATGACAAAACCATTTTTGTTGGGAACTACACAGACGGATTTATTACACAAGACGGGAAACAACACAATACAGGACTTGAAGCACAATTTTTATTTGTTCCTCTAAAAGGCTGGAACATTACTGCAGGATACTCTTATATTGAAAGTAAATTAACAGAAGGAAATGCTGATTTTGTTGGTTTACGCCCTGAAGATGCGGGCCCACGCAACATTGCTAATTTATGGACAAGTTATAAGTTTACTGATCATTTTGTACAAGGTTTAGGTTTTGGTTTTGGAGCCAATTACGGAAGTGAATATGCAACTTTAAGCAGAAACATTGCAGGAAAGTTTTATTTACCGGAATATTTGGTTTTAGGCGCTACAGCCTTTTATGATGCAAAACATTTCAGACTTGCCGTTAAAGTTGATAACTTAACCAATGAAGAATATTACAAAGGATGGTCTACAATCAACCCGCAAAATCCAAGAAGCGTTTTAGGTTCAGTATCTTTCAATTTTTAA
- a CDS encoding serine hydrolase domain-containing protein: protein MFSPGTNTAYSNIGYYLLARIIEKVSNKTYADYLKVNIFEKCKMNNSGVITNDELISHKARNYIRSENKYLNNPYINWEFNIGHDGIYSTVEDLVLWDKALYGTTILTTEMKKLMFTSYNEQNWGYGFMINPFYNHGHQLIAHDGGFFGAMTSLNRFTNDHVFITVLSNNQSLSHIIAYGLSGIMFQKDVEIPYKHYRTKIDTSLYDKYKGKYDNNIEILKIDDKLYYNSIETELIPESKTKFFRSDNNDRTIEFIKEKSDNYNAVIITNGGVKEIVKRSIP, encoded by the coding sequence TTGTTTTCACCCGGTACTAATACAGCTTACAGTAATATAGGTTATTATTTACTTGCTCGTATTATTGAAAAAGTATCAAACAAAACCTATGCTGATTATTTAAAAGTGAACATTTTTGAGAAATGCAAAATGAATAATTCAGGCGTAATCACTAACGATGAATTAATATCTCATAAAGCAAGAAATTATATCCGGTCAGAAAATAAATATTTGAACAATCCTTATATTAATTGGGAATTTAATATCGGGCATGATGGAATTTATTCTACTGTTGAAGACCTGGTCTTATGGGACAAAGCGCTTTACGGAACAACAATTTTAACAACAGAGATGAAGAAGCTTATGTTTACTTCTTATAATGAACAAAATTGGGGATATGGTTTTATGATTAACCCTTTTTATAACCACGGACATCAGCTAATTGCTCATGATGGCGGTTTTTTTGGAGCAATGACTTCTCTCAATCGATTTACAAATGACCATGTATTTATAACTGTTTTATCGAATAATCAATCATTGTCACATATTATTGCTTATGGGCTATCGGGAATTATGTTTCAAAAAGATGTAGAAATTCCCTACAAACACTATCGAACTAAAATAGATACTTCACTATATGACAAATATAAAGGCAAGTATGACAACAATATTGAAATACTAAAAATTGACGACAAACTTTATTACAACAGTATAGAAACAGAACTCATTCCTGAATCCAAAACGAAATTTTTCAGATCAGACAATAACGACAGAACAATTGAATTTATTAAGGAAAAATCAGACAATTATAATGCTGTAATTATTACGAACGGAGGAGTAAAAGAAATTGTTAAAAGAAGCATTCCCTAA
- a CDS encoding helix-turn-helix domain-containing protein, whose protein sequence is MNKDFYYKAIEPDEQLLDFVENIGMFHNKSDKPMEVVLLPDGRIDLFFMQSESNAFQIALIGLENVPEQQIIPAKTLAFKISFKPLGVEYLLQTSIADILNSAKILPENFWGITNEDLKNFDVFHNKIARKLKELLPKETDERKRKLFKIVYESNGEVKIKELSEKISWGSREINRYFNKQFGLSLNAFCKILRFKASLEHIAKGKLFPELNFTDQTHFIKEIKKFSGVVPRELLKNKDDRFILLSVLKQQ, encoded by the coding sequence ATGAACAAAGACTTCTACTACAAAGCTATAGAGCCAGACGAACAACTTCTTGATTTTGTAGAAAACATCGGGATGTTTCATAACAAGTCAGACAAACCCATGGAAGTGGTCTTACTGCCAGACGGAAGAATTGATTTGTTTTTTATGCAATCTGAATCTAATGCATTTCAAATTGCGCTTATTGGTCTTGAAAATGTACCTGAACAACAAATTATTCCGGCAAAAACACTTGCTTTTAAAATTAGTTTTAAACCTTTGGGAGTTGAATATCTTTTACAGACTTCTATTGCAGATATTTTAAACAGTGCCAAAATTTTACCAGAAAACTTTTGGGGTATTACCAATGAAGATTTGAAAAATTTTGATGTCTTTCACAATAAAATAGCCAGAAAATTAAAAGAACTGTTACCTAAAGAAACAGATGAAAGAAAACGCAAACTTTTTAAAATAGTTTACGAGTCAAACGGTGAAGTAAAAATAAAAGAACTTTCAGAAAAAATATCCTGGGGCAGCAGGGAAATCAATCGTTATTTTAACAAGCAATTCGGTCTTTCATTAAACGCCTTCTGCAAAATTTTGCGTTTCAAAGCATCACTAGAACATATTGCAAAGGGAAAACTCTTCCCAGAATTAAACTTTACAGATCAAACTCACTTTATAAAAGAAATAAAGAAATTTTCAGGTGTAGTTCCCCGTGAATTATTAAAAAATAAAGATGACCGATTTATACTATTATCTGTTCTGAAACAGCAATAA
- a CDS encoding response regulator transcription factor, with protein MEIEKHSLLNRARIKEVFKEDTLQFSNYLEVIKSFAKITYQSVYVIDYEKMKFEYVSNNPLFLCGYSSEEVLEMGYEFYFRNVPEEDLMLLNLINNAGFDFYDKLPNNEERKLYSISYDFSLKGKYEKPILINHKLTPLFLNVKGDVWKSLCIVSISHKRKSGNAIINKEGSTDYWELDLSNKTWISKHKPKLKDKEIEVLRLYAQGLTINQIAEKMFVSPDTIKYYRRKIFESFDVKNFSEALSFAIDNKII; from the coding sequence ATGGAAATCGAAAAACATTCATTGCTTAACAGAGCTCGGATAAAAGAAGTATTTAAAGAGGATACGCTTCAGTTCAGCAATTATCTGGAAGTAATAAAATCTTTCGCAAAAATAACTTATCAAAGTGTTTACGTGATTGATTATGAGAAGATGAAATTTGAATACGTTTCAAATAACCCTCTGTTTTTATGTGGTTATTCTTCTGAGGAAGTTCTAGAAATGGGATACGAGTTTTATTTTAGGAATGTTCCGGAAGAGGATTTGATGTTATTGAACTTAATTAATAACGCCGGATTTGATTTTTATGATAAATTGCCAAATAATGAGGAAAGAAAATTATACAGTATTTCGTATGATTTTTCCCTAAAAGGGAAATATGAAAAACCTATTCTTATCAACCATAAATTAACCCCACTTTTTCTAAACGTAAAAGGAGATGTATGGAAATCATTATGTATTGTATCTATTTCTCATAAACGAAAATCGGGAAATGCTATTATTAACAAGGAGGGTTCAACTGATTACTGGGAACTTGACTTATCAAATAAGACATGGATTAGCAAGCATAAGCCTAAACTTAAGGACAAGGAGATTGAGGTATTACGATTGTATGCCCAGGGTTTAACAATAAATCAGATTGCCGAAAAAATGTTTGTTTCTCCTGATACGATAAAATATTACAGAAGAAAAATTTTTGAAAGTTTTGATGTTAAAAATTTTTCAGAAGCGCTTTCATTCGCAATAGACAATAAAATCATCTGA
- a CDS encoding MarR family winged helix-turn-helix transcriptional regulator, which translates to MKKNKTVTVLYTVEQTIKEYRKISQKNISQVTNDITIDQCLLLMFLNNNATLSQKEIAELIFKDNASVTRIIELMVKKDYLIRNINPLDRRKFNLEITPKGKKTIELLTPIISQNRQTALQGFSIDEIELLDKLLTKIITNCKK; encoded by the coding sequence ATGAAAAAAAATAAAACTGTAACAGTTCTTTACACTGTTGAACAAACTATAAAGGAATATAGAAAAATATCACAGAAAAATATAAGCCAGGTAACGAATGATATTACCATTGATCAATGCTTATTATTGATGTTTCTTAACAATAATGCTACTCTTTCACAAAAAGAAATTGCAGAATTAATTTTTAAAGATAATGCTTCTGTTACCCGAATAATTGAATTAATGGTAAAAAAGGATTATTTAATCAGAAATATAAATCCTCTAGACAGAAGGAAGTTCAATCTGGAAATAACTCCTAAAGGAAAGAAAACGATAGAGCTTTTAACGCCAATCATAAGCCAAAACAGGCAAACTGCACTTCAAGGCTTTTCAATTGATGAAATTGAATTATTAGATAAATTACTCACAAAAATAATCACTAATTGTAAAAAATAG